DNA from Bradyrhizobium diazoefficiens USDA 110:
CTTGGCCACGGCCAGGTTGTTGCTGCCGTAACCGACGGTGCGGACATCGATCTGCGCCGGGAGACCGAAGTTCAGGATTTGCGTGACGATATCGGCCGCCTGGAAATAGAACGTGTCCTCCGGAAATGCCGACGGCAGCACCTGCCGCAGCTTCCTGATGTAGTCCGCAGTCGGCTTGTGCCCGTCCTTCAGCGATACGAGAATGGTGCCGTCGTTCACCCCGATCGTGGAGCCGTCGGTGAATGCGAGATTGTAGGGCCGCGCCGGGAGGCCGATATTGTCGACGATCAGCGCCCGGTCGCGCTTCGGAATAACTTCGCGGATCTTGTCCTCGACCGCCTGGAAGATCGCTTCCGTCCGCTCGATGCGCGTGCCCGCGGGCGCGCGAACATGGAGCTGGATCTGGCCGCCGTCGATCAGGGGATAGAAATCCCTTCCGACATAGACGAACATGGTGGCTCCGAGCGCCAGCACCAGCACGGCGACGACGGGCACGATGACGCGACGACGCAACAATGTCAGCAGGAGATCGGAATAGCCGTCGCGCAGGTGCTCGAACCCGCGCTCGAACGCGGCGGAGGCGCGCGCGAATATGTTCGACGATCGCTCGCCCTCGCCATGACGCCGCTCGCCCTTCAGCAGCAGGCCGATAGTGATCGGCGTGAGCGTCCGCGACAATCCGTACGACGCCAGCATCGCGAACACCACGGCGAGGCCAAGCGGCGTGAACAAATATTTGGCCGGGCCTTCCAGAAATACGACCGAGGTGAACACGCAACTGATCGCGAGCGTGGAGACCAACGTCGGAATAGCGATCTCGGCGGCTCCGTGCAGGGTCGCTTCCGACAACGGCATGCCCTCTTCGGTCCAGAGCCGGTGCGTGTTCTCGATCGTCACCGTCGAATCGTCCACAAGGATACCGACCGCGAGGGCAAGCCCGCCGAGCGTCATCGTGTTGAGGGTCTCGCCGAGAAAATACAGGACGACCAGCGAGGACAGCATCGCCAGCGGGATCGAGATCAGGACAACCAGCGTCGATCGCCAAGACCCCAGAAACACCAGGATCATCAGCGCCGTCAGGCCGGCCGCGATCGCTCCTTCGCGCAGCACGCCATTGACCGAATGGGTGACGAATATCGACTGATCGAACAACTCGTTGATCTTCAGCCCCGCCGGGGCCGACGCGCGGATCGACGTCAAGGCCGCCTTCACGCCGTTGACGACGGCGAGGGTAGAGGCGTTCCCGTTCTTGATGACGCTGAGCAAAACGGCCCGGTGGCCATCCTCGCGGACGATATTCTGCTGGACCTGGGCACCGTCGCGGACCTGGGCGACGTCCTTCAGGAAGATCGTGGCCCCGTTGGCGAACTTGACCGGGATCATGTTGAGATCCTGGATCGTGGCCGGCGTTGCGTTGGTTCGAACGGTGTACTGGGTGTCGCCGATCTTCGTCGTGCCGGTCGGCAGCGTCAGATTCTGGGTGTTGACCGCATTGACGATGTCGAGCGGCGTCAATCCGCGCGACAGCAGCTTGTTCGGATCGATATCGACCATGATCTGCCGGTATTTGCCGCCGGCAGGCGTGGGAAGGGTCACGCCCGGAACGGGAGCCAGTTGCTGGCGGACCCGGTAGATGCCGAAATCGTAGAGTTGCTGCTCGTTCAGGCTGTTTGACTCGAGGCTGAGCTGGAGCACCGGGACGCTCGAGGCATTGAACTGCACGATGATCGGCGGCTGGATGCCCGGCGGCATCAGGGCACGGATGGCATTGGTCGCCGAGACGATCTGTGAGATCGCGAGATCGAGATTGACGTCCGGCTGAAAGTAGATCTTCTGAACCGAAAGGCCGTTGAGGGTCTGTGCTTCGATATTCTTGATTCCGGTGACGTTGGCGCTGATCGAATATTGGCTGTAGGTGCTGACGCGCTGCTCCATCTCCGGCGTCGAGAGGCCAGTGTAGCTCCAGATGACCGTGACAACGGGGATCCGAATCTCCGGGAAAATATCCGTCGGCATCGACCGGATCGCGATCCCGCCGAGAAACAGGATCAGCGCGGCAAGCACATAAAATGTGTGCGGAAGCCGTAGTGCGAAGCGAACAATTCCCATGGTGGTCTGCCTGGAGCGAGGGACGCGGGATCTTCGGACAGGTGAGGACGGTCGGAGCTCCGTTCAAATGAAAACGAATTCAGACGTTGCATACGGCGGCGCGTGGCGCATCCTGCGCGGCGAGCATCACGGCCCGCTTGACCTTGGCAAAGGCACGAATCTCGATCTGTCGAACCCGTTCGCTGGAGATGGACAATTCGCGGGCCAACTGATCGAGCGTCACAGGGCATTCCGTCAGTCGCCGCGCCTCGAAGACATGACGTTCCCGCGCCGCAAGCCCGCCCAGCGCAACCCGCAAGGCTTTGGCACGCCGCTCCGTCTGCTCGTGATCGGCGAGCATCGTCTCGGCGTCGACCGCCCCATCGACCAGCAAGGCTTCCAGCTCGGTTCCGCTTTCCTCGCCACCGACGCGCGCGTTCAGCGACATGTCGCCATTGAGCCGCGCATCCATCTCGATCACCTCACGCGCGGTCACATCGAGCTTCCCGGCGATCAATTCGGCGACGTCAGGCGTGAGCCCTGACATCACGCTGCCGGTGGCTTTCCTGATCTCGCTGCGGAGCTTGAAGAACAGCTTCTTCTGCGCAGCCGTCGTCCCGATCTTGACCAGGGACCAGGAGCGCAGGATGTACTCGTGAATGGCGGCCTTGATCCACCAGATCGCATAGGTGGAGAAACGCGCGCCGCGGCCGGGCTCGAAGCGTGACGCTGCGATGACGAGGCCGAGATTCGCTTCCGCGATCAGGTCGACCATCGGAAGTCCGTATCCCTTGTAGCCGCGCGCCAGCTTGGCGGCGAGCCGGAGATGGCTGGTGACGAGCGCGTCGGCTGCGCCGCGGTCTCGTGTCTCGTGCCAGCGACGTGCCAGCTGCTGCTCCTGACCTGGCTCGAGCAGTTCGTAGCGTCTGATGGCCGCGGAATACGCGCTGAGGAACGGTGCCGATACCGCTGCGCCCGCAGCGGCGACGGAAGCACTCCTCGCAACTTCGTGGCTAGTCTGCATCTGTCACTCCCACACTCCAGGCCGGCTGATCGATCTCGAAGGCATTGCGCATCATTTGGCTCATCCCATCAGGTCGGCGTCTGCGTGCCGCAATGTCCGGGACCGGCAGGTGGCGGCCTTGTCCGCCCGTCCGGTCCAGGCGAGGATCTCGATCCGCCCTCCGGGCGCGGGACCGACGATCAGCCGGAAGCCATGCAGCTTGACGATGGCGGCCACCAGGCTCAGCCCCAGCCCGACGCCCGGCGTGTTGCGCATCTTGTCGGAGCGATAGAACCGCCG
Protein-coding regions in this window:
- the rpoH gene encoding RNA polymerase sigma factor RpoH, which gives rise to MQTSHEVARSASVAAAGAAVSAPFLSAYSAAIRRYELLEPGQEQQLARRWHETRDRGAADALVTSHLRLAAKLARGYKGYGLPMVDLIAEANLGLVIAASRFEPGRGARFSTYAIWWIKAAIHEYILRSWSLVKIGTTAAQKKLFFKLRSEIRKATGSVMSGLTPDVAELIAGKLDVTAREVIEMDARLNGDMSLNARVGGEESGTELEALLVDGAVDAETMLADHEQTERRAKALRVALGGLAARERHVFEARRLTECPVTLDQLARELSISSERVRQIEIRAFAKVKRAVMLAAQDAPRAAVCNV
- a CDS encoding efflux RND transporter permease subunit, producing MGIVRFALRLPHTFYVLAALILFLGGIAIRSMPTDIFPEIRIPVVTVIWSYTGLSTPEMEQRVSTYSQYSISANVTGIKNIEAQTLNGLSVQKIYFQPDVNLDLAISQIVSATNAIRALMPPGIQPPIIVQFNASSVPVLQLSLESNSLNEQQLYDFGIYRVRQQLAPVPGVTLPTPAGGKYRQIMVDIDPNKLLSRGLTPLDIVNAVNTQNLTLPTGTTKIGDTQYTVRTNATPATIQDLNMIPVKFANGATIFLKDVAQVRDGAQVQQNIVREDGHRAVLLSVIKNGNASTLAVVNGVKAALTSIRASAPAGLKINELFDQSIFVTHSVNGVLREGAIAAGLTALMILVFLGSWRSTLVVLISIPLAMLSSLVVLYFLGETLNTMTLGGLALAVGILVDDSTVTIENTHRLWTEEGMPLSEATLHGAAEIAIPTLVSTLAISCVFTSVVFLEGPAKYLFTPLGLAVVFAMLASYGLSRTLTPITIGLLLKGERRHGEGERSSNIFARASAAFERGFEHLRDGYSDLLLTLLRRRVIVPVVAVLVLALGATMFVYVGRDFYPLIDGGQIQLHVRAPAGTRIERTEAIFQAVEDKIREVIPKRDRALIVDNIGLPARPYNLAFTDGSTIGVNDGTILVSLKDGHKPTADYIRKLRQVLPSAFPEDTFYFQAADIVTQILNFGLPAQIDVRTVGYGSNNLAVAKELQKSLAAIPGVVDAHLQQEVDAPAFYADIDRTRAAQLGLNASTVATNINVSLSSSAQVSPNFWTDPTSGIPYYLAVQTPEYRANSLNSLGNTPVSASLAASGQTVPGLLSNVATFKRGTVPTNLNQANVQPVFDVYASVQGRDLGSVASDIDKVTSTLQKQLQPGNSIQVLGQIQSMHQSFRDLGIGLLFAAILVYLLMVVNYQNFGDPFVVIMALPATFCGIVTMLFVTGTTLNVPSLMGAIMAVGVASANSILLVTFARDEQLKGHSAFQAALSAGRTRIRPVLMTAAAMIVGMIPMAIGGPGEEQNAALARAVIGGLLFATPTTLLIVPYLFAMLRKGNDGKPRHGVFEEQPE